In Amphiura filiformis unplaced genomic scaffold, Afil_fr2py scaffold_22, whole genome shotgun sequence, one genomic interval encodes:
- the LOC140143526 gene encoding metabotropic glutamate receptor 5-like: MAKGDYAIFIFIFALIYHCRGDSTSQCDDESIVHYVGPGDFILGALFDDLHDQGCTNANSDRQYDYEGFATLHKQEAMVFVLEEINKRTDILPNITLGYDIYDTCAQKQLAVKQAINQVMYKENCRYVEENFCAISKVDNESKTHAPFIGVVGAEWSEITSTISFHFSAFHLPTVSYFASSDELSDPVMFPFFLRVIPPDKFQIDAMIDLLNHFNWTSVSFVYTDDSYGKTAFKRFQNQTEDRICIAEQFGVDSRSTRSDFDFISGYPVHSSDICETFLRSNGVNGCYWEISAHR, translated from the exons ATGGCTAAAGGGGACTACGcaattttcatcttcatctttgcaCTGATTTATCATTGCAGAGGAGACAGCACCAGCCAATGCGATGATGAAAGTATTGTACATTATGTTGGTCCTGGTGATTTTATACTCGGTGCGCTATTCGATGACTTACACGACCAAGGTTGTACTAACGCCAATTCTGATCGTCAATATGATTACGAAGGGTTTGCTACGCTTCATAAACAAGAAGCTATGGTGTTTGTGttggaagaaataaacaaacgaaCTGATATTTTACCCAACATAACACTTGGGTATGACATTTACGATACATGTGCTCAAAAGCAACTGGCTGTGAAACAAGCGATCAATCAAGTTATGTACAAGGAAAATTGTAGATACGTTGAAGAAAACTTTTGTGCGATATCCAAAGTGGATAATGAAAGCAAGACACATGCACCTTTCATTGGTGTTGTTGGTGCAGAATGGAGTGAGATAACCTCTACCATAAGCTTCCATTTCAGTGCCTTCCATTTGCCTACCGTCAGCTACTTTGCATCCAGCGACGAATTATCTGATCCTGTTATGTTCCCATTCTTCTTGAGAGTTATACCCCCGGACAAATTCCAGATTGACGCAATGATTGACTTACTAAACCACTTTAATTGGACGTCAGTTTCATTTGTCTATACCGATGACAGCTATGGAAAAACAGCATTCAAACGGTTTCAAAATCAAACTGAAGACCGTATCTGTATTGCCGAACAATTTGGGGTTGATTCAAGATCAACGAGGTCAGATTTTGATTTTATA AGTGGTTATCCTGTTCACTCATCAGACATATGCGAGACTTTTCTTCGAAGCAATGGAGTCAATGGATGCTATTGGGAAATTTCAGCTCATAGGTAG